The following are encoded in a window of Solidesulfovibrio magneticus RS-1 genomic DNA:
- a CDS encoding CdaR family protein produces the protein MKSNWQYLALALALSLFCWYLVTGREKVDAWMPMRVEMTGLPEDLYIKSGMLGAVDVLVRGPRGVARKIDETQLVYNLNLSKIVPGRNIVLFEARNIVLPKVYEAVEIRPARLELEVERRAVKTVPVKVMLRSSLPDGYSMSAVRAVPESVRLSGPAGKLDKISEIRTQPITVPQPIPARYDERVPLDVPEDVDASPPAVQVVMGFAAKESEITLRAPLAVKKPKGREAEVSPQAVTLRVKGPAAIIGDKDFPGLVEAALELAADIQPGKYEASYRVKMPQGCELIEAKPDKVSLTVK, from the coding sequence ATGAAATCGAACTGGCAATACCTGGCCCTGGCCCTGGCCTTGTCGCTTTTTTGCTGGTATCTGGTCACAGGCCGGGAAAAAGTCGACGCCTGGATGCCCATGCGGGTGGAGATGACGGGGTTGCCCGAAGACCTCTACATCAAATCCGGTATGTTGGGGGCGGTGGACGTGCTGGTGCGCGGTCCAAGAGGCGTGGCCCGCAAGATCGACGAGACCCAGCTTGTCTACAACCTCAACTTGTCCAAGATTGTTCCGGGACGCAACATCGTCCTTTTTGAGGCCAGAAATATCGTTTTGCCAAAGGTTTACGAGGCCGTGGAGATACGCCCGGCCCGGCTTGAGCTGGAGGTGGAGCGCCGCGCCGTCAAGACCGTGCCGGTCAAGGTGATGCTGCGGTCATCGCTCCCGGACGGGTATTCCATGTCGGCGGTGCGGGCCGTGCCCGAATCCGTGCGCCTGTCCGGGCCGGCCGGAAAGCTCGACAAGATCAGCGAGATCCGTACCCAGCCCATTACCGTGCCCCAGCCGATTCCGGCGCGCTACGACGAACGGGTGCCCCTGGACGTGCCCGAGGACGTCGATGCCTCGCCGCCGGCCGTACAGGTGGTCATGGGCTTTGCCGCCAAGGAATCGGAGATCACGCTGCGCGCGCCGCTGGCCGTCAAAAAACCCAAGGGCCGAGAGGCCGAGGTTTCGCCCCAGGCCGTCACGCTGCGGGTCAAGGGACCGGCGGCCATCATCGGCGACAAGGATTTCCCGGGGTTGGTCGAGGCCGCCTTGGAACTGGCTGCCGACATCCAGCCGGGCAAGTACGAGGCTTCCTACCGGGTCAAGATGCCCCAGGGCTGCGAGCTCATTGAAGCCAAGCCCGACAAGGTTTCCCTCACCGTCAAATGA